CGTTCCCGGGCACGGGCCCGGATGCGGCGGTGGAGGTGCCCCGGCCCGGCACGGTCCTGCACCGGCTCCCGGACGGCTGGGACCTCCTGGCCGCCGGTGTCGGCCCCGCCCTCGCCGCCGCCTCGACCGCCGCCGCCCTGACCGCCGCGGCCCTCGACTCCGCGCCCTACGGCCTGGTCGTCTCGGCCGGTATCGGCGGCGGCTTCGCCCCCGACGCGCCGGTGGGCTCGCTCGTCGTCGCCGACGAGATCACCGCGGCCGACCTGGGCGCCGAGACGGCCGACGGCTTCCTGCCGGTCACCGACCTCGGCTTCGGCACCGTCACCCACCGCCCGCCGGCCGGCCTCGTCCGCGCCGTCGCCGCCGCGACCGGGGCCCGCACCGGCACCGTCCTGACCGGGTCCACCGTCACCGGCACCGCCGAACGCGCCGCCCTGCTGCGCGCCCGCCACCCGCGGGCCCTGGCCGAGGCCATGGAGGGCTTCGGCGTCGCCGAGGCCGCCGCCGCGCACGGGGTGCCGGTGCTGGAACTGCGCGCCGTCTCCAATCCGGTCGGCCCGCGCGACCGCGCCGCCTGGCGCATCGGCGACGCGCTGAC
This region of Streptomyces ambofaciens ATCC 23877 genomic DNA includes:
- a CDS encoding futalosine hydrolase, with amino-acid sequence MHILVATAVPVERDAVARAFPGTGPDAAVEVPRPGTVLHRLPDGWDLLAAGVGPALAAASTAAALTAAALDSAPYGLVVSAGIGGGFAPDAPVGSLVVADEITAADLGAETADGFLPVTDLGFGTVTHRPPAGLVRAVAAATGARTGTVLTGSTVTGTAERAALLRARHPRALAEAMEGFGVAEAAAAHGVPVLELRAVSNPVGPRDRAAWRIGDALTALTDAFGKLAPVLRSWNPHER